In Turicibacter sanguinis, a genomic segment contains:
- a CDS encoding GNAT family N-acetyltransferase — MKLETEHLILYPLTDTLIGQILNNEITEFSTAKWLTEDNRTLLTWMKDELYLFMPPKIGFTSWIFIEKETNQVIGDGGYKGNPNQEGEIEIGYEIIEAKRRKGYATEAINALIDWAMTHREVKSIIAKCHYENIPSQNLVQKLQFTFVGEEDEMNIYQLYFDEHPLFKAFKCVIIGVACLGAIIPLSKKLIKKASRK, encoded by the coding sequence ATGAAACTCGAAACAGAACATCTCATTTTATACCCACTAACGGACACACTCATCGGGCAAATACTAAATAATGAAATAACAGAATTTTCAACAGCGAAGTGGCTAACAGAAGATAATCGCACACTCTTAACGTGGATGAAAGATGAACTCTACCTTTTCATGCCACCAAAAATCGGATTTACATCTTGGATTTTTATTGAAAAAGAAACAAACCAAGTCATTGGTGATGGTGGATACAAGGGAAATCCAAATCAAGAGGGTGAAATCGAAATTGGATATGAAATAATCGAAGCTAAACGCCGCAAAGGATACGCAACAGAAGCTATTAATGCCCTAATTGATTGGGCTATGACTCATCGAGAAGTCAAATCCATTATTGCAAAATGTCACTATGAAAACATCCCATCCCAAAATCTCGTCCAAAAGCTACAATTCACCTTTGTAGGCGAAGAAGATGAAATGAACATCTATCAACTTTACTTTGATGAACATCCACTCTTTAAAGCTTTTAAATGCGTGATTATCGGTGTAGCCTGCTTAGGTGCTATCATCCCACTTTCAAAAAAACTAATTAAAAAGGCTAGTCGTAAATAA
- a CDS encoding NAD(P)/FAD-dependent oxidoreductase → MRIIGDSPIWTRKNEETVPYPRLTHDLKTDVVIVGGGITGALTAHYLMKQNISCALIEKNTIAMNATSAEPALLQYEIDNDLTGLSSLIGETQAQQAFLFGYQAVMEISQIVKEINSACDFSFKPCFYYTENPTKLDYMEKECKSRQAIGIHCELFTPENNKEDFSFNFEAGIFSHYGGAIMDPVKFTRDLIDYNVKKGLQVFEQTTVVDYNLSSREVILTTENDFTITANKVAICTGYDALTWFKKEDPFYTLSRTFSIVSKPVSALNGWREECLIRNDEKPYTYLRPTMDNCIIIGGEDLEIKNQKDEIATMGDRDPEALQQYHQLLRRARRMFPQIENIKTDSWCHGIFIDTKDGLPFIGKHPDYPGAYFNLGFGSNGILYSLIGAKLISQDYTGKNPKEFELFKFNRY, encoded by the coding sequence ATGAGAATTATAGGTGATAGTCCAATCTGGACACGAAAAAACGAAGAAACAGTCCCTTATCCTAGATTAACACATGATTTAAAAACGGATGTTGTCATCGTTGGCGGTGGGATAACAGGTGCACTAACGGCACATTATCTAATGAAACAAAACATCAGTTGCGCTTTAATTGAAAAAAATACAATCGCAATGAATGCGACAAGCGCAGAACCAGCTCTTTTACAATACGAAATCGATAACGATTTAACAGGACTTTCTTCATTAATTGGTGAAACACAGGCACAACAGGCCTTTTTATTTGGATACCAAGCTGTAATGGAAATCAGTCAAATCGTTAAAGAAATTAACAGTGCATGTGACTTCTCATTCAAACCATGCTTCTATTATACTGAAAATCCGACTAAATTAGATTACATGGAAAAAGAATGTAAATCTCGTCAAGCAATCGGAATTCATTGCGAACTTTTCACTCCTGAAAATAATAAAGAGGATTTTAGCTTTAATTTTGAAGCTGGAATCTTCTCACATTATGGTGGTGCTATCATGGACCCTGTAAAATTCACACGTGATCTCATCGACTATAATGTAAAAAAAGGTCTTCAAGTCTTTGAACAAACAACAGTCGTTGACTACAATTTATCATCACGTGAAGTCATCCTAACAACAGAAAATGATTTTACCATTACAGCAAACAAAGTAGCAATTTGTACAGGTTACGATGCCTTAACGTGGTTTAAAAAAGAAGATCCATTCTATACACTTAGTCGTACATTCTCAATCGTATCAAAACCGGTATCAGCACTAAATGGATGGAGAGAAGAATGTCTAATTCGAAATGATGAAAAACCATACACATATCTTCGTCCAACAATGGATAACTGTATTATTATCGGTGGAGAAGATCTTGAAATCAAAAACCAAAAAGATGAAATCGCCACAATGGGGGATCGTGATCCTGAAGCATTACAACAATATCACCAACTACTACGCCGAGCTCGTCGTATGTTCCCACAAATTGAAAATATCAAAACAGATTCTTGGTGTCACGGAATCTTTATTGACACAAAAGACGGACTTCCATTCATCGGTAAACACCCTGATTACCCTGGAGCCTACTTTAACTTAGGATTTGGATCAAATGGAATCCTTTATTCATTAATTGGGGCTAAATTAATCTCACAAGACTATACAGGTAAAAATCCAAAAGAATTTGAACTATTTAAATTTAACCGTTACTAA
- a CDS encoding oligosaccharide flippase family protein, with protein MKSGWMKGTVILTGTAFFVKLLSLLYKVPYQNLAGDEGLYVFQQVYPLIGIYTTLNGIVLPTIISELLLTYGYSEDIKRYIRNSLWFFGLVSFGCLYLGSNVIAYLMGDLQLSLLIKVVGLAFLLVPTLSYLRGVSQTRAETIHEVGYSTTIEQLIRVMAIVFALFMLQEQSVYRLAYFAYLGGLAGPLMAIAYLCLKKPKDQPQQFLKLTHRPHFFKKSVFLFLSAGILIIFQLIDSFFVFNSLVDSGVPALEAMKLKGSFDRGLPIVQTATVFTSAIVSSTIPQMAGLTDIKKRKKVFNFALFLVLLLSIPACVGLFSVVDELNIALFKDNSGVEALKILTIQILFYPFIFLSTAVMQQEGQYSRLVMSVLAGILVKIGLTAPLTMEMGISGAAISSVAALGIMAVINLFQFKKMIYRQSILTLIKVLFSTLGLWMTLDYLGPQIPTILSGMDDVRMYNVISLAIQVMAGVTVYGLIMGIFLMTTKVAGKGAKRRKKKAKNVKSIAKV; from the coding sequence ATGAAGTCGGGTTGGATGAAGGGGACTGTGATTCTGACTGGAACGGCCTTTTTTGTGAAGCTTTTGAGTTTGCTTTATAAGGTGCCTTATCAGAATCTAGCTGGAGATGAAGGTTTATATGTGTTCCAACAGGTTTACCCCTTGATTGGTATTTATACAACGTTGAATGGGATTGTTTTACCGACGATTATTTCAGAGTTGTTGTTAACGTATGGATACAGTGAGGATATTAAGCGATACATCAGAAATTCGTTATGGTTTTTTGGATTAGTATCGTTTGGATGTTTATATTTAGGAAGTAATGTAATTGCATATTTAATGGGAGACTTACAACTGAGTCTTTTAATTAAAGTGGTAGGATTGGCCTTTTTATTAGTTCCGACTTTATCATATTTACGAGGTGTTTCTCAAACAAGGGCAGAGACCATTCATGAAGTTGGATACTCGACAACGATTGAGCAATTAATTCGTGTAATGGCCATTGTGTTCGCCTTGTTTATGTTACAAGAACAGAGCGTGTATCGATTAGCTTATTTTGCTTATTTAGGTGGATTAGCCGGACCTTTAATGGCGATTGCTTATTTATGTTTGAAGAAGCCAAAGGATCAACCGCAACAGTTTTTAAAGTTAACTCATCGTCCGCATTTCTTTAAGAAAAGTGTGTTTTTGTTTTTAAGTGCCGGAATTTTAATTATTTTTCAATTGATAGATAGCTTCTTTGTATTTAACTCACTTGTGGATAGTGGAGTTCCAGCTCTTGAAGCAATGAAATTAAAGGGAAGTTTTGATCGTGGATTACCAATTGTTCAAACAGCAACAGTCTTTACGAGTGCGATTGTCTCTTCAACGATTCCTCAGATGGCCGGTCTGACAGATATAAAAAAACGTAAGAAGGTATTTAATTTTGCGTTATTCTTAGTTCTGTTATTATCGATTCCTGCCTGTGTGGGATTATTTAGTGTGGTAGATGAATTGAATATTGCTTTGTTTAAAGATAATAGTGGAGTAGAGGCGCTAAAGATTTTAACGATTCAAATTTTGTTCTATCCGTTTATTTTCTTAAGTACGGCTGTAATGCAACAGGAGGGGCAGTATTCGAGGTTAGTGATGTCAGTATTAGCGGGTATCCTAGTTAAGATTGGATTGACCGCCCCATTAACGATGGAGATGGGGATTAGCGGAGCTGCTATTTCTTCTGTAGCGGCACTTGGAATTATGGCAGTCATTAATTTATTCCAATTTAAGAAGATGATTTATCGCCAATCTATTTTAACGTTGATTAAGGTTTTGTTTTCAACGCTTGGACTTTGGATGACGCTGGATTATTTAGGACCACAGATTCCGACGATTTTATCGGGAATGGATGATGTGCGAATGTATAATGTGATTTCATTAGCGATCCAAGTGATGGCTGGTGTAACTGTTTATGGATTGATAATGGGAATTTTCTTGATGACGACTAAGGTAGCGGGAAAAGGTGCGAAACGACGTAAAAAGAAAGCGAAAAATGTAAAGAGTATAGCAAAAGTATAA
- a CDS encoding SAM-dependent methyltransferase yields MIYIVGLGAGDESQLTLGVVAKLKSGLPLFLRTKEHPMINFLEENGIEYRAFDDIYIKHDTFEAVYEEIIEIVKEEAKKGDIIYATPGHPCVAEYAVKRLLAEAEAVVLGGQSFLDPMFAALAIDPIEGLQVMDALDFDYEAIAPKQHLIVPQVFDQITASNLKIDLMEVYDDEYEVCIVRAAGSNIAELKWVKLYELDHNFKLDNLTTIYVPPLKG; encoded by the coding sequence ATGATTTACATTGTAGGACTTGGAGCAGGAGATGAGTCTCAATTAACGCTAGGCGTTGTGGCAAAATTAAAGTCTGGATTACCTTTATTTTTAAGAACGAAAGAACATCCAATGATTAATTTTTTAGAGGAAAATGGAATTGAGTATCGCGCATTTGATGATATTTATATTAAGCATGATACATTTGAAGCTGTTTATGAAGAGATTATTGAAATAGTAAAAGAGGAAGCTAAAAAAGGTGACATTATTTATGCAACTCCTGGTCATCCATGTGTGGCTGAATATGCAGTAAAACGATTATTAGCTGAAGCTGAAGCTGTTGTTTTAGGTGGGCAAAGCTTCCTAGATCCAATGTTTGCGGCATTAGCAATCGATCCGATTGAAGGGTTACAAGTGATGGACGCCTTAGATTTTGACTATGAAGCAATAGCTCCTAAACAACACCTAATTGTTCCACAAGTATTTGATCAAATTACAGCTTCAAACTTAAAAATAGATTTAATGGAAGTTTACGACGATGAATATGAAGTATGCATTGTTCGTGCAGCAGGAAGCAACATCGCAGAACTAAAATGGGTAAAATTATACGAACTCGATCACAACTTCAAACTCGACAACCTAACAACAATCTATGTACCACCTCTAAAAGGCTAA